A genomic region of Clavibacter michiganensis subsp. insidiosus contains the following coding sequences:
- the glgB gene encoding 1,4-alpha-glucan branching protein GlgB produces MTDMTDTTPQQDPRDELPGADVVVPPAADADPEQGADVAVPAADVAVPAADDGAAEEASASASAADPIRLPELADHDLRAVAEGVHSGPHSVLGQHPVDIDGVGDDLVVVRALRPLADAVSVIFSTGARVALAHVGHGVWQGAHVLGLQDYQVEARYSDGGTWTSDDPYRFLPTVGDLDLYLFGEGRHERLWDVLGAHHREHWGVAQTYQGVSFSVWAPHARAVRVIGGFNGWDGVQHAMRRLDGNGVWELFVPGVEPGVSYKFEILTQAGQWIEKADPMARMTEVPPATASRVETSDYQWDDAAWLEERAARDPHDSPMSVYEMHLGSWRPGLGYREVAGELVAYLQELRYTHVEFLPLAEHPFGGSWGYQVSGYYAPTSRFGSPDDLKYLIDSLHRAGIGVIVDWVPAHFPKDAFALAQFDGQPLYEHTDPRRGEQQDWGTLVFDFGHSQVRNFLVANALYWFEEFHIDGLRVDAVASMLYLDYSREEGQWLPNAHGGRENLEAISFLQEVNATAYRTHPGIVMIAEESTSFPGVTRPTSDGGLGFGLKWNMGWMHDTLDYAAEDPMYRAYHHGQITFSMVYAYTENFLLPISHDEVVHGKGSLVGKMPGDHWQKLANVRAYLSFMWSHPGKQLLFMGQEFGQVSEWSEERGLDWWILDQPVHRALFDLVGSLNRTYVDTPALWALDNDPAGFEWIDAGDAGRNVLAFLRRDREGNQVAVVHNFSGAPISGYRLGLPQPGVWEEILNTDAEQFGGSGVGNLGAVHAGDEGWHGRPASAELTLPPLAGLWLRLKQDPADLTPVEAPAHAAPDADESRADGTPFAEATAAPVLPQSPDARPPVEGLSATDDAPGSDDGTPRVPTV; encoded by the coding sequence ATGACGGACATGACCGACACCACCCCCCAGCAGGACCCCCGCGACGAGCTGCCGGGCGCCGACGTCGTCGTGCCGCCGGCCGCCGACGCCGACCCCGAGCAGGGCGCCGACGTGGCCGTGCCCGCGGCCGACGTGGCCGTGCCCGCGGCCGACGACGGCGCCGCCGAGGAGGCCTCCGCCTCCGCCTCCGCCGCCGACCCGATCCGCCTCCCCGAGCTCGCCGACCACGACCTGCGCGCCGTCGCCGAGGGGGTCCACTCCGGACCGCACTCGGTCCTCGGCCAGCACCCCGTGGACATCGACGGCGTCGGCGACGACCTCGTCGTCGTCCGCGCGCTGCGTCCGCTCGCGGACGCGGTCTCGGTGATCTTCTCCACGGGCGCCCGCGTCGCCCTGGCCCACGTGGGCCACGGCGTCTGGCAGGGCGCGCATGTGCTCGGCCTGCAGGACTACCAGGTCGAGGCCCGCTACTCCGACGGCGGCACCTGGACGAGCGACGACCCGTACCGCTTCCTCCCCACCGTCGGCGACCTCGACCTCTACCTCTTCGGCGAGGGCCGCCACGAGCGCCTCTGGGACGTCCTCGGCGCCCACCACCGCGAGCACTGGGGCGTCGCGCAGACGTATCAGGGCGTCTCGTTCTCGGTGTGGGCGCCGCACGCCCGGGCCGTGCGCGTCATCGGCGGCTTCAACGGCTGGGACGGCGTGCAGCACGCGATGCGCCGCCTCGACGGCAACGGCGTCTGGGAGCTCTTCGTCCCGGGCGTCGAGCCCGGCGTCTCGTACAAGTTCGAGATCCTCACGCAGGCCGGCCAGTGGATCGAGAAGGCCGACCCCATGGCCCGCATGACCGAGGTCCCGCCCGCCACCGCCTCGCGCGTCGAGACGAGCGACTACCAGTGGGACGACGCCGCCTGGCTCGAGGAGCGCGCCGCGCGCGACCCGCACGACTCCCCCATGAGCGTGTACGAGATGCACCTCGGATCCTGGCGGCCCGGCCTCGGCTACCGCGAGGTCGCCGGCGAGCTCGTCGCCTACCTCCAGGAGCTGCGCTACACGCACGTGGAGTTCCTGCCGCTCGCGGAGCACCCGTTCGGCGGGTCCTGGGGCTACCAGGTCTCCGGCTACTACGCGCCCACATCGCGCTTCGGGTCCCCCGACGACCTCAAGTACCTCATCGACTCGCTGCACCGCGCCGGCATCGGCGTCATCGTGGACTGGGTCCCGGCCCACTTCCCGAAGGACGCCTTCGCGCTCGCGCAGTTCGACGGCCAGCCGCTCTACGAGCACACCGACCCCCGCCGCGGCGAGCAGCAGGACTGGGGCACGCTGGTCTTCGACTTCGGCCACTCGCAGGTCCGCAACTTCCTCGTCGCGAACGCGCTGTACTGGTTCGAGGAGTTCCACATCGACGGCCTGCGCGTCGACGCCGTCGCCTCGATGCTGTACCTGGACTACTCCCGCGAGGAGGGCCAGTGGCTGCCGAACGCGCACGGCGGCCGCGAGAACCTCGAGGCGATCTCGTTCCTCCAGGAGGTCAACGCCACCGCGTACCGCACCCACCCCGGCATCGTGATGATCGCGGAGGAGTCCACGAGCTTCCCCGGCGTCACGCGCCCCACGAGCGACGGCGGCCTCGGCTTCGGGCTCAAGTGGAACATGGGCTGGATGCACGACACGCTCGACTACGCGGCCGAGGACCCGATGTACCGCGCGTACCACCACGGCCAGATCACGTTCTCCATGGTCTACGCGTACACGGAGAACTTCCTCCTCCCCATCAGCCACGACGAGGTCGTGCACGGGAAGGGCTCGCTCGTCGGCAAGATGCCGGGCGACCACTGGCAGAAGCTCGCCAACGTGCGCGCCTACCTCAGCTTCATGTGGTCGCACCCCGGCAAGCAGCTGCTGTTCATGGGCCAGGAGTTCGGGCAGGTGTCCGAGTGGAGCGAGGAGCGCGGGCTCGACTGGTGGATCCTCGACCAGCCCGTCCACCGCGCCCTGTTCGACCTCGTCGGCTCGCTGAACCGCACCTACGTCGACACCCCGGCGCTGTGGGCGCTCGACAACGACCCGGCCGGCTTCGAGTGGATCGACGCGGGCGACGCCGGGCGGAACGTGCTCGCGTTCCTCCGCCGTGACCGCGAGGGCAACCAGGTCGCCGTCGTGCACAACTTCTCCGGAGCGCCCATCTCGGGCTACCGGCTGGGGCTGCCGCAGCCGGGCGTGTGGGAGGAGATCCTCAACACCGACGCCGAGCAGTTCGGCGGGTCCGGCGTCGGCAACCTCGGCGCCGTCCACGCGGGCGACGAGGGCTGGCACGGCCGTCCCGCCTCCGCCGAGCTCACCCTCCCGCCGCTCGCGGGCCTCTGGTTGCGGCTGAAGCAGGATCCGGCCGACCTCACGCCCGTCGAGGCGCCCGCGCACGCGGCCCCCGACGCGGACGAGTCGCGTGCCGACGGCACGCCGTTCGCCGAGGCCACCGCCGCGCCCGTCCTCCCGCAGTCGCCCGACGCGCGGCCGCCCGTCGAGGGCCTGTCCGCGACGGATGACGCCCCGGGATCCGACGACGGCACCCCGCGGGTGCCCACCGTCTGA
- a CDS encoding tetratricopeptide repeat protein yields MTNVPPSAASLRGAVDLSSLVNRAQAPAAPAGGSPAAGAPDAPGAPVDGTGAPQTVDVPGLVLAADDASFTQFLDISSVVPVIVELVSTGLASSRELSPVLERVVTEQAGRVLLVRIDVDQSPQLGQAFQAQTVPTVAALIGGRPVGLFAGVIPEDQVRDVIQQVLELAQQNGVTGRAVAPDASAEPAAPVEEPLPPHHAEAYAFIEQGDYASAAAEYRTAIAQNPRDALAVAGLAQVSLLHRLDGKAADEIRSAAAAAPEDVEAHLLVADLDLSGGHVEDAFTRLLELFPSADAEGREAVRQRLLEHFEVVGLDDPRVAVARRQLTRLLY; encoded by the coding sequence ATGACGAACGTGCCCCCCTCCGCCGCCAGCCTCCGCGGCGCGGTCGACCTGTCCTCGCTCGTGAACCGGGCGCAGGCGCCGGCCGCGCCCGCGGGCGGATCGCCCGCGGCGGGTGCGCCGGACGCCCCCGGTGCCCCCGTCGACGGGACGGGCGCCCCGCAGACGGTCGACGTCCCCGGCCTCGTGCTCGCGGCCGACGACGCCTCGTTCACGCAGTTCCTCGACATCTCGTCCGTGGTGCCCGTCATCGTGGAGCTCGTGTCGACGGGGCTCGCCTCGAGCCGCGAGCTGTCGCCCGTGCTCGAGCGCGTGGTCACCGAGCAGGCCGGCCGCGTGCTGCTCGTGCGCATCGACGTGGACCAGAGCCCGCAGCTCGGGCAGGCCTTCCAGGCGCAGACCGTCCCCACGGTCGCCGCGCTCATCGGCGGCCGTCCCGTCGGGCTCTTCGCGGGCGTGATCCCCGAGGACCAGGTCCGCGACGTCATCCAGCAGGTGCTGGAGCTGGCGCAGCAGAACGGCGTGACCGGCCGGGCCGTCGCTCCCGACGCCTCCGCGGAGCCCGCCGCCCCGGTCGAGGAGCCGCTGCCGCCGCACCACGCGGAGGCGTACGCGTTCATCGAGCAGGGCGACTACGCGTCGGCCGCCGCCGAGTACCGCACGGCGATCGCGCAGAACCCGCGCGACGCCCTCGCGGTCGCCGGCCTCGCGCAGGTCAGCCTCCTGCACCGGCTCGACGGGAAGGCGGCGGACGAGATCCGCAGTGCCGCCGCGGCCGCGCCCGAGGACGTGGAAGCGCACCTGCTCGTCGCCGACCTCGACCTCTCCGGCGGGCACGTCGAGGACGCGTTCACGCGCCTGCTCGAGCTGTTCCCGTCGGCGGACGCCGAGGGCCGCGAGGCCGTGCGCCAGCGCCTGCTCGAGCACTTCGAGGTGGTCGGCCTGGATGACCCGCGGGTCGCCGTGGCACGCCGCCAGCTCACGCGCCTCCTCTACTGA
- a CDS encoding alpha/beta hydrolase, whose translation MTDTAPRPITSSTELPARREDVELTTADGLRLVGELALPADRDPVATLVTLHPLPTAGGFMDSHVLRKAALRLPAMAGLAVLRFNTRGTTSARGTSEGAFDGGEAEGLDLAAAMDLVADRGLPAPWIVGWSFGTEIALKHSLAHPVEGAILLSPPLHRATADDVAAWHGDPRRLVILVPEHDDFLQPAEARERFASVPEAELIAVDGAKHLWVGESQVSRVLTEIVRAVAPSVLPLPTEWPTPR comes from the coding sequence ATGACGGACACCGCACCCCGCCCCATCACGAGCTCCACCGAGCTGCCCGCGCGTCGCGAGGACGTCGAGCTCACGACCGCCGACGGCCTCCGCCTCGTGGGGGAGCTCGCGCTGCCCGCCGACCGGGATCCGGTGGCGACGCTCGTGACGCTGCACCCGCTGCCCACGGCCGGCGGCTTCATGGACTCGCACGTGCTCCGCAAGGCCGCGCTCCGTCTGCCCGCGATGGCCGGGCTCGCGGTGCTGCGCTTCAACACGCGCGGCACCACATCCGCCCGCGGCACGAGCGAGGGCGCGTTCGACGGCGGGGAGGCGGAGGGGCTCGACCTCGCCGCCGCCATGGACCTCGTCGCGGATCGCGGCCTGCCCGCGCCCTGGATCGTCGGCTGGTCCTTCGGCACGGAGATCGCGCTGAAGCACAGCCTCGCCCATCCCGTCGAGGGCGCGATCCTGCTGTCGCCGCCGCTGCACCGCGCCACGGCCGACGACGTCGCCGCGTGGCACGGGGATCCGCGACGGCTCGTGATCCTCGTGCCCGAGCACGATGACTTCCTGCAGCCAGCCGAGGCGCGCGAGCGCTTCGCGTCCGTGCCGGAGGCCGAGCTCATCGCCGTGGACGGCGCCAAGCACCTGTGGGTGGGGGAGTCGCAGGTCTCGCGCGTGCTCACCGAGATCGTGCGCGCGGTGGCCCCGTCGGTGCTGCCGCTGCCGACCGAGTGGCCGACCCCGCGCTGA
- a CDS encoding lytic transglycosylase domain-containing protein has product MAAPTIAFGAAAAFMLVNVVDPTSGAVANPQYQEYQATVAQLARADAQSITVTTADTAVEIEPGFESVAAPPPPPPVVTPSPSTGSGSGGKPSGSGGGGAIAIPDPGSAKGIARSILASQGMGDDQYACLDYLWTKESGWRVNAYNPSGAYGIPQALPGSKMASAGPDWQTNPATQITWGLGYIDSRYGSPCGAKAHSVLKNWY; this is encoded by the coding sequence GTGGCCGCCCCGACGATCGCGTTCGGCGCCGCTGCCGCGTTCATGCTCGTCAACGTCGTGGATCCCACGTCCGGCGCGGTCGCGAACCCGCAGTACCAGGAGTACCAGGCCACCGTCGCCCAGCTGGCCCGCGCCGACGCGCAGTCCATCACGGTGACCACGGCCGACACCGCCGTGGAGATCGAGCCCGGCTTCGAGTCCGTCGCGGCCCCGCCGCCCCCGCCTCCCGTCGTGACCCCGTCGCCGTCGACCGGGTCGGGCTCCGGCGGGAAGCCGTCCGGCTCCGGCGGCGGCGGTGCCATCGCCATCCCGGATCCGGGCAGCGCCAAGGGCATCGCCCGGAGCATCCTCGCCTCGCAGGGCATGGGCGACGACCAGTACGCATGCCTCGACTACCTCTGGACCAAGGAGTCCGGCTGGCGGGTGAACGCGTACAACCCCAGCGGTGCCTACGGCATCCCGCAGGCCCTCCCCGGCAGCAAGATGGCGTCCGCTGGGCCCGACTGGCAGACGAACCCCGCCACGCAGATCACCTGGGGCCTCGGCTACATCGACTCGCGCTACGGGTCGCCGTGCGGCGCGAAGGCGCACAGCGTCCTCAAGAACTGGTACTGA
- a CDS encoding cation:proton antiporter, whose protein sequence is MDYAALGVAGIATLVAVTLLARRIGVATPLVLVLLGVGISYLPGVPPVEVAPELILAGVLPPLLYGAAVTVPLVDLRRNLRTIVSLSVVLVLVSAFGIGLLLYALFPHLSFAGALALGAVVSPPDAVAATSIARRLGLPPRLVTVLEGEGLVNDATALVLLRTSIAAVGASVDLWQAAGGFVLSAVGALAIGVVVGVITTEVRRRLDDPVLDTAISFAVPFVAFIPAEEVGASGVLAVVAAGIWSGHRSASTLTAQSRINERLNWRTVLFLLENGVFLVMGLELRDIIDEVHEADLGVGRAVAYGILTLVVLTVVRFGFLVPLLLGLRRHEEHVAARTRRVRRGLERLRRERGDDRSSRRERAAARILRRRRADLRALRSQGLGWRGGLVLGWAGMRGVVTLAAAQSLPSGTPYRAQLVLIAFTVAIVSLLVNGGTLPAVIRLSGIRGSDAVEDQRQLAALVSGLADAGIRAVDEGVRQLPEGTVVDDEVVERVRRDTAMKAEWVTERADAMAADDDAPLSPRAAYLLLRRHVLDAERAALLEARGTGEHPSRVLARAQRMLDQEEARLGRQADAG, encoded by the coding sequence ATGGACTACGCGGCTCTCGGCGTCGCCGGGATCGCGACCCTGGTGGCCGTCACGCTCCTCGCGCGGCGGATCGGAGTGGCGACGCCCCTCGTGCTGGTGCTCCTCGGCGTCGGCATCTCCTACCTGCCGGGCGTGCCGCCGGTCGAGGTGGCGCCCGAGCTGATCCTCGCGGGCGTCCTCCCACCGCTGCTCTACGGTGCCGCCGTGACCGTGCCGCTCGTCGACCTCCGCCGCAACCTTCGGACGATCGTCAGCCTCTCGGTGGTCCTGGTGCTCGTGTCCGCGTTCGGGATCGGCCTGCTCCTCTACGCCCTCTTCCCGCACCTGTCCTTCGCCGGCGCGCTGGCCCTCGGCGCGGTGGTCAGCCCGCCTGACGCCGTCGCGGCCACGAGCATCGCCCGTCGGCTCGGCCTCCCGCCGCGCCTCGTGACCGTCCTCGAGGGGGAGGGCCTCGTCAACGACGCGACCGCGCTCGTGCTGCTGCGCACCTCGATCGCCGCCGTCGGCGCGTCCGTCGACCTGTGGCAGGCCGCCGGGGGATTCGTGCTCTCCGCGGTGGGCGCCCTCGCCATCGGGGTCGTCGTCGGCGTCATCACCACGGAGGTCCGGCGTCGGCTGGACGACCCGGTGCTCGACACCGCGATCTCCTTCGCCGTGCCGTTCGTGGCCTTCATCCCCGCGGAGGAGGTGGGGGCGTCCGGCGTGCTCGCGGTGGTGGCGGCCGGCATCTGGTCGGGCCACCGGAGCGCGTCGACCCTGACGGCGCAGTCGCGCATCAACGAGAGGCTGAACTGGCGGACCGTCCTCTTCCTGCTGGAGAACGGCGTCTTCCTCGTGATGGGGCTGGAGCTCCGGGACATCATCGACGAGGTGCACGAGGCCGACCTCGGCGTGGGCAGGGCGGTGGCCTACGGGATCCTCACGCTCGTCGTCCTGACCGTCGTCCGCTTCGGGTTCCTGGTGCCGCTGCTGCTGGGGCTGCGGCGCCACGAGGAGCACGTCGCGGCGCGCACGCGCCGGGTTCGCCGCGGGCTCGAGCGGCTCCGCCGGGAGCGCGGCGACGACCGGTCGTCGCGGCGGGAGCGCGCCGCCGCGCGGATCCTGCGCCGACGACGCGCCGACCTGCGGGCCCTCCGCTCGCAGGGCCTCGGGTGGCGCGGCGGCCTGGTCCTCGGCTGGGCGGGCATGCGCGGCGTCGTGACGCTCGCGGCCGCGCAGTCGCTGCCGTCGGGCACCCCGTACCGCGCCCAGCTCGTGCTCATCGCCTTCACGGTCGCGATCGTCTCGCTGCTGGTGAACGGCGGCACGCTCCCCGCCGTCATCCGGCTGAGCGGGATCCGCGGCAGCGACGCGGTCGAGGACCAGCGGCAGCTCGCCGCGCTCGTCTCCGGGCTGGCCGACGCGGGGATCCGCGCCGTCGACGAGGGCGTGCGGCAGCTGCCCGAGGGGACGGTGGTGGACGACGAGGTCGTGGAGCGCGTGCGGCGCGACACGGCGATGAAGGCCGAGTGGGTGACCGAGCGCGCCGACGCGATGGCGGCGGACGACGACGCGCCCCTGAGCCCGCGCGCCGCGTACCTGCTGCTCCGGCGGCACGTCCTCGACGCCGAGCGCGCGGCCTTGCTCGAGGCCCGTGGCACGGGGGAGCACCCGTCGCGCGTGCTCGCCCGCGCGCAGCGCATGCTCGACCAGGAGGAGGCGCGCCTCGGTCGTCAAGCCGACGCCGGGTGA
- a CDS encoding DivIVA domain-containing protein yields MTTTFPSAGRRERGYDPDQVDAFLRDARRCYDDEADRSLTSETIRRVSFDMRRGGYSAAAVDRVLERLEDAFAVRERDRTVARVGAEAWNAEAMRAAQEILDRVSRPTGERFDRAGFLTTGYDRREVDRFADRIAKYFRGTKPMSVDDVRTAAFHPRRGGYREAQVDLLLDAVIDVMNAVR; encoded by the coding sequence ATGACCACCACCTTCCCGAGCGCCGGGCGCCGCGAGCGCGGCTACGACCCGGACCAGGTCGACGCCTTCCTGCGCGATGCGCGCCGCTGCTACGACGACGAGGCCGATCGGTCGCTGACCTCCGAGACCATCCGCCGGGTGTCCTTCGACATGCGCCGCGGGGGCTACTCGGCCGCCGCGGTGGACCGCGTCCTCGAGCGCCTGGAGGATGCCTTCGCCGTCCGCGAGCGCGACCGCACGGTCGCCCGCGTCGGCGCCGAAGCGTGGAACGCCGAGGCCATGCGCGCGGCGCAGGAGATCCTCGACCGGGTCAGCCGGCCGACGGGGGAGCGCTTCGACCGCGCCGGGTTCCTCACCACCGGGTACGACCGGCGCGAGGTCGACCGCTTCGCGGACCGCATCGCGAAGTACTTCCGCGGCACCAAGCCCATGAGCGTCGACGACGTCCGCACGGCGGCCTTCCACCCCCGCCGCGGCGGCTACCGCGAGGCGCAGGTCGACCTGCTGCTGGACGCCGTCATCGACGTCATGAACGCCGTCCGCTAG
- a CDS encoding alpha-1,4-glucan--maltose-1-phosphate maltosyltransferase, giving the protein MPSTPRHAAPVAEPTPSAAEPPQPAEPTPAVDSSSSTPPTPAAEPASDDHVPVIGRIPILSLTPQIEDDLWPAKSFVHDVVPFGATIFREGHDLIGADVLLTDPTGLVTAHRMTLDASKPGLDRWITTAQLETQGAWTWRVSAWSDDFGTWLHNAEIKVPAGLDVDVMLALGAEALERAAADDARDAADREVLRAALSAIAEVDATPTARLAAATTPEVLAAIDRVPLRSLVTLSPERTIVVERERAAVGSWYEFFPRSEGAVQHEDGSWTSGTFATAAERLPAIRDMGFDVVYIPPVHPIGRTNRKGPNNTLTAGPHDPGSPYGIGSEDGGHDSIHPELGTVEDFRAFVQAVADHGMELAIDIALQASPDHPWVTTHPELFTTLPDGSIAYAENPPKKYQDIYPLNFDNDPEGSYREMLRVMRVWLGLGVKIFRVDNPHTKPLVFWERLIHQVMRDEPDAIFLSEAFTRPAMMRTLAKIGFQQSYTYFTWRNTKKELEEYLTEVSHETSDYLRPNFFANTHDILTPYLQFGGRAAYRIRAAIAATASPSWGIYSGYELIENVARPGAEENIDNEKYEYKPRDWARQEELGGSIAPEITRLNEIRREHPALRQLRNLDVHWSDDDSILVYSKHLAAEHTGTGEADTILVVANVDPHSARETQVYLDPTRFGLAEDAVFDVEDLLTGDVYTWSTSSFVRLDAFTHPVHVFRVHPTASKG; this is encoded by the coding sequence GTGCCCTCGACGCCCCGCCACGCGGCTCCGGTCGCCGAGCCGACGCCCTCGGCCGCCGAGCCCCCGCAGCCCGCGGAGCCGACGCCGGCCGTCGACTCGTCGTCCTCGACGCCGCCGACCCCCGCCGCCGAGCCCGCGTCCGACGACCACGTCCCCGTCATCGGCCGCATCCCGATCCTGTCGCTCACCCCGCAGATCGAGGACGACCTCTGGCCCGCCAAGAGCTTCGTCCACGACGTGGTGCCCTTCGGCGCGACGATCTTCCGCGAGGGCCACGACCTCATCGGCGCCGACGTCCTCCTCACCGACCCGACCGGCTTAGTCACCGCGCACCGCATGACGCTCGACGCCTCGAAGCCCGGCCTCGACCGCTGGATCACGACGGCCCAGCTCGAGACGCAGGGCGCCTGGACCTGGCGCGTGAGCGCGTGGTCGGACGACTTCGGCACGTGGCTGCACAACGCGGAGATCAAGGTCCCCGCGGGCCTCGACGTCGACGTGATGCTCGCCCTCGGCGCGGAGGCCCTCGAGCGCGCGGCGGCGGACGACGCCCGCGACGCCGCCGACCGGGAGGTGCTCCGCGCCGCGCTCTCCGCGATCGCCGAGGTCGACGCCACGCCGACCGCGCGCCTCGCCGCCGCGACGACCCCCGAGGTCCTCGCCGCCATCGACCGCGTCCCGCTCCGCAGCCTCGTCACGCTCTCGCCCGAGCGCACGATCGTGGTCGAGCGCGAGCGCGCGGCCGTCGGCTCCTGGTACGAGTTCTTCCCCCGCTCCGAGGGCGCCGTCCAGCACGAGGACGGCTCCTGGACGAGCGGCACGTTCGCGACCGCGGCCGAGCGCCTCCCCGCGATCCGCGACATGGGCTTCGACGTCGTCTACATCCCGCCGGTGCACCCCATCGGCCGCACCAACCGCAAGGGCCCGAACAACACGCTCACCGCGGGCCCGCACGACCCGGGCTCGCCGTACGGCATCGGCTCCGAGGACGGCGGGCACGACTCCATCCACCCGGAGCTCGGCACGGTCGAGGACTTCCGCGCGTTCGTCCAGGCGGTCGCCGACCACGGCATGGAGCTCGCGATCGACATCGCGCTCCAGGCGTCGCCCGACCACCCCTGGGTCACGACGCACCCGGAGCTCTTCACGACGCTGCCCGACGGCTCGATCGCGTACGCGGAGAACCCGCCGAAGAAGTACCAGGACATCTACCCGCTGAACTTCGACAACGACCCCGAAGGGTCGTACCGCGAGATGCTCCGCGTCATGCGCGTGTGGCTCGGCCTCGGCGTCAAGATCTTCCGCGTCGACAACCCGCACACCAAGCCGCTCGTGTTCTGGGAGCGCCTCATCCACCAGGTGATGCGCGACGAGCCCGACGCGATCTTCCTCAGCGAGGCCTTCACGCGCCCCGCGATGATGCGCACGCTCGCCAAGATCGGGTTCCAGCAGTCCTACACGTACTTCACGTGGCGGAACACGAAGAAGGAGCTCGAGGAGTACCTCACCGAGGTCAGCCACGAGACGAGCGACTACCTGCGCCCGAACTTCTTCGCGAACACGCACGACATCCTCACGCCCTACCTGCAGTTCGGCGGGCGGGCCGCGTACCGCATCCGCGCCGCCATCGCGGCGACCGCGTCGCCGTCGTGGGGCATCTACTCGGGCTACGAGCTGATCGAGAACGTCGCGCGCCCCGGCGCCGAGGAGAACATCGACAACGAGAAGTACGAGTACAAGCCGCGCGACTGGGCCCGCCAGGAGGAGCTCGGCGGATCCATCGCGCCGGAGATCACGCGCCTCAACGAGATCCGCCGCGAGCACCCCGCCCTTCGCCAGCTGCGGAACCTCGACGTGCACTGGAGCGACGACGACTCGATCCTCGTCTACTCCAAGCACCTCGCGGCCGAGCACACCGGCACGGGCGAGGCCGACACGATCCTCGTGGTCGCGAACGTCGACCCGCACTCTGCGCGCGAGACCCAGGTCTACCTCGACCCGACCCGCTTCGGCCTCGCCGAGGACGCCGTGTTCGACGTCGAGGACCTCCTCACGGGCGACGTCTACACGTGGTCGACCTCCAGCTTCGTCCGGCTCGACGCGTTCACGCACCCCGTGCACGTGTTCCGGGTCCACCCGACCGCATCGAAGGGATGA
- a CDS encoding AI-2E family transporter, whose product MKIQNPYRLGLLAGLGVLTALVIGGALVSLGTVLTYVGTAVFLALGIDPLVTFLERKGVPRPVAILVIFLVLLGSLAGVLLAVIPVVVNQASALVTQIVQYAQSVSGDQFIENLQSFVPREVFDVQSGADQLIQYLSNASNVATITGNVLTVAFTIGNFLFGLVIVVILTMYFTASLNSFKSGLYKLVPATRRARFADIAEQITQSVGRYVMGQVGLALCNGVLSFVYLSIVGAALPAVWAFIAFLFSLLPLVGTITGSALIVLGQIVLLPESMNTWIAVAIYYLVYMQIEAYVLSPNIMNRAVKVPSVVVVIAALTGGTLLGVLGALIAVPVAAAVLLIIRQVAVPLQNER is encoded by the coding sequence GTGAAGATCCAGAACCCCTACCGCCTCGGCCTCCTGGCCGGCCTCGGCGTGCTCACCGCCCTCGTCATCGGCGGCGCGCTCGTGTCGCTCGGCACCGTCCTCACCTACGTGGGCACCGCCGTCTTCCTGGCCCTCGGCATCGACCCGCTCGTCACGTTCCTGGAGCGCAAGGGCGTGCCCCGCCCGGTCGCCATCCTCGTGATCTTCCTGGTGCTGCTCGGCTCCCTCGCCGGCGTGCTGCTGGCGGTCATCCCCGTCGTCGTGAACCAGGCGAGCGCGCTCGTCACGCAGATCGTGCAGTACGCGCAGAGCGTGAGCGGCGACCAGTTCATCGAGAACCTGCAGTCGTTCGTGCCCCGCGAGGTCTTCGACGTCCAGAGCGGCGCCGACCAGCTCATCCAGTACCTGTCCAACGCGTCGAACGTCGCGACCATCACGGGCAACGTGCTCACCGTCGCCTTCACGATCGGCAACTTCCTCTTCGGCCTGGTGATCGTCGTGATCCTCACGATGTACTTCACGGCCTCGCTCAACTCCTTCAAGAGCGGCCTCTACAAGCTCGTGCCGGCCACGCGCCGCGCGCGCTTCGCCGACATCGCCGAGCAGATCACGCAGTCGGTCGGCCGCTACGTCATGGGCCAGGTGGGCCTCGCGCTCTGCAACGGCGTGCTGAGCTTCGTCTACCTCAGCATCGTCGGCGCGGCCCTGCCGGCGGTCTGGGCCTTCATCGCGTTCCTGTTCTCGCTGCTGCCCCTCGTGGGGACGATCACCGGCTCGGCGCTCATCGTGCTCGGCCAGATCGTGCTGCTGCCGGAGTCGATGAACACGTGGATCGCGGTGGCGATCTACTACCTCGTCTACATGCAGATCGAGGCGTACGTGCTCAGCCCGAACATCATGAACCGCGCGGTCAAGGTGCCCAGCGTCGTGGTCGTCATCGCGGCGCTCACGGGCGGCACCCTGCTCGGGGTGCTCGGCGCGCTCATCGCGGTGCCGGTCGCCGCGGCGGTGCTGCTCATCATCCGCCAGGTCGCGGTCCCGCTGCAGAACGAGCGCTGA